The Pseudomonas sp. LFM046 region CCAGGGCCGCCTGGAAGCCCTGCTGAACTTCCAGACCCTGGTCAGCGACCTCGCCGGCCTGCCGGTGGCCAACGCCTCGCTGCTCGACGAAGGCACCGCCGCCGCCGAAGCCATGACCTTCTGCAAGCGCCTGGCGAAGAACAAGGCCAGTAACGCCTTCTTCGCCTCGCAGCACTGCCACCCGCAGACCCTCGACGTGCTGCGCACCCGCGCCGAGCCGCTGGGCATCGAGGTGGTGATCGGCGACGAGCGCGAGCTGACCGACGCCAGCGCCTACTTCGGCGCCCTGCTGCAGTACCCGGCCGCCAACGGCGACCTCTTCGACTACCGCGAACTGGTGGCGCGCTTCCACGCCGTGGGCGCGCTGGTGGCGGTGGCCGCCGACCTGCTGGCGCTGACCCTGCTGACCCCGCCCGGCGAGTTCGGCGCCGACGTCGCCCTCGGCAGCGCCCAGCGCTTCGGCGTGCCGCTCGGCTTCGGCGGCCCGCACGCGGCCTACTTCGCCACCCGCGACGCGTTCAAGCGCGACATGCCCGGCCGCCTGGTCGGCGTCTCCATCGACCGCCACGGCCAGCCGGCCCTGCGCCTGGCCATGCAGACCCGCGAGCAGCACATCCGCCGCGAGAAGGCCACCAGCAACATCTGCACCGCGCAGGTGCTGCTGGCCAACATCGCCAGCATGTACGCCGTCTACCACGGCCCGCAGGGCCTGACCCGCATCGCCCAGCGCGTGCACCAGCTGACCGCGATCCTCGCCGCGGGCCTGACCCAGCTCGGCGTGACCGTCGAGCAGGAAGCCTTCTTCGACACCCTGACCCTGGCCACCGGCAGCCAGACCGCCGAGCGCCACGCCCAGGCCCGTGCCCAGCGCCTCAACCTGCGCGAAGTGGACGCCGCGCGCCTCGGCCTGTCGCTGGACGAAACCACCACCCCGGCCGACGTCGAGCAGCTCTGGGCGCTGTTCGCCGACGGCCAGGCCCTGCCGGTCTTCGCCGAGCTGGCCGCCCGCGTCGGCAGCCGCCTGCCGGCCGCCCTGAGGCGCCAGAGCGCCATCCTCAGCCACCCGGTGTTCAACCGCTACCACTCGGAAACCGAGCTGATGCGCTACCTGCGCAAGCTCGCCGACAAGGACCTGGCGCTGGACCGCAGCATGATCCCGCTGGGCTCCTGCACCATGAAGCTGAACGCCGCCAGCGAAATGATCCCGGTGACCTGGGCCGAGTTCGGCGCGCTGCACCCCTTCGCCCCGGCCGAGCAGTCCCAGGGCTACCATGAGCTGACCAGCGAGCTGGAAGCCATGCTCTGCCAGGCCACCGGCTATGACGCCGTGTCGCTGCAGCCGAACGCCGGCTCCCAGGGCGAATACGCCGGCCTGCTGGCGATCCGCGCCTACCACCACAGCCGCGGCGACGACCAGCGCGACATCTGCCTGATCCCGCAATCGGCCCACGGCACCAACCCGGCCACCGCCGCCATGGTCGGCAT contains the following coding sequences:
- the gcvP gene encoding aminomethyl-transferring glycine dehydrogenase — protein: MSLAQFPLDTRNEFVPRHIGPRDADVQAMLELLGFDGLDAMIASVVPDSIKGTSVLDLPAGQGEAEALAAIKAIASKNQLFKSYIGQGYYPCHTPSPILRNLLENPAWYTAYTPYQPEISQGRLEALLNFQTLVSDLAGLPVANASLLDEGTAAAEAMTFCKRLAKNKASNAFFASQHCHPQTLDVLRTRAEPLGIEVVIGDERELTDASAYFGALLQYPAANGDLFDYRELVARFHAVGALVAVAADLLALTLLTPPGEFGADVALGSAQRFGVPLGFGGPHAAYFATRDAFKRDMPGRLVGVSIDRHGQPALRLAMQTREQHIRREKATSNICTAQVLLANIASMYAVYHGPQGLTRIAQRVHQLTAILAAGLTQLGVTVEQEAFFDTLTLATGSQTAERHAQARAQRLNLREVDAARLGLSLDETTTPADVEQLWALFADGQALPVFAELAARVGSRLPAALRRQSAILSHPVFNRYHSETELMRYLRKLADKDLALDRSMIPLGSCTMKLNAASEMIPVTWAEFGALHPFAPAEQSQGYHELTSELEAMLCQATGYDAVSLQPNAGSQGEYAGLLAIRAYHHSRGDDQRDICLIPQSAHGTNPATAAMVGMRVVVTACDARGNVDLADLKAKAEEHQERLAALMITYPSTHGVFEEGIREICAIIHANGGQVYIDGANMNAMVGLCAPGQFGGDVSHLNLHKTFCIPHGGGGPGVGPIGVKAHLAPFLPGHAHMARKDGAVSAAPFGSASILPITWMYIRLMGGEGLRRATQLAILNANYIARRLEEHYPVLYTGSNGLVAHECILDLRPLKETSGISVDDVAKRLIDFGFHAPTMSFPVPGTLMIEPTESESKEELDRFCDAMIRIREEIRAVENGELDKDDNPLKNAPHTARELVGEWTHHYSRELAVYPTASLVDGKYWPPVGRVDNVYGDRNLVCACPSIEAYMDA